The Candidatus Nitrospira nitrosa sequence CCGGACTCGATGAATCCCATCGTCTGGCCGAGGTTCTCCCCCATGACGATTTTGGGCTGTATGCTCTCCCACAGTTCCAGTTTCTGCATCGCTTGCATCGCCGCGAGACCATAGGGGGCCGTCTTGGGGTTCGCGATGGCCAGGCGTGTAAACTTTTTTGAGCGCAGAGTTGCTTCTCCCTTGATGAGGTCGGTATTCGGACTCCACAGCACAAGACGTCCGATTGCATAAGTAAAGCGGGTGTCCTTCACCCCCAGCCCCTCGTCTTCCAGCAGCTTAGGGCGTTCCCTATCGGCAGAAAAGAACACGTCGAAGGGGGCGCCGTTCTTGATCTGTGAATAGAAATTCCCGGATGATCCAGCCGCGACTCTGACGTTGTGACCGGTGGCCGCTTCGAATTCAATCGCGATTTCACGAAACGGGGGCACAAAATTGGCGGCCACGGCCACTAGCGCTTGCTCGGCCGAGGCCGGTGTGACCGCCAGCGCGACGACAACGAAAAAAAACCATGTAAAAATCCTCTGTTTCATGATTAATCCTTTCTAGATCCGAACTCGTATCGAAGCATAAAAATAATCCGAATCCTTGTTTCCACCGGCGGGCATTTGAGCAAGGATGGTGGGGCTATTAAAATACGATCCTTTGAACCAATGGACATACCCGACATCAAAATCAAGATTGGAGGTGACTGCCCATTGGGCGCGAAGTTCCACGTCATGTCCCAACGACGTGCCGGAATTCCCGGTGGTGTCCCGTAAGCCGGAAGTGCCGAAGAAATCCTTGTCCTGAGCCAGATACCAGACGCGATGTTTTACTTGCAGAATCACGTTGGATGCGGGGGTGAGGATCAGCCGCCAACCCGGCGAGATCATGTTGGTTCTGGAGTGCGGGCCCCAAATGCCGGTCGGCCCATACTCCCATCGCCGTGCGCCGAATAGAGTGTCGAATCCTTCATCCTGGCTGTCGTCTGGCTTGTGATCGCCGCTGGCATAGTCGAAATGAAACAGCAGTCGAGGGGTCCAGAGACTGTTGAATGTATATCCGACGTCAAGGTGTTGAAAATGGGCGAAGTGATCGGTGATGCCGCGACGACCGGTTTGCCAGGAGGTCTCGATTTCATAGTCAAGCTCCCCCGGCTTGGGGTCCTTATACAAACGGCCTCCGGCAGTCGAGTAGGTTCGGTGGGCGGTCCCGTTGGGGACTCGTTGATCGTTCAGGCCAAAATAATAGGCGTCCATTTGGAACCAGGGGAAATGTTTGCTCTCCAGATAAGTTCCCCAAAACAAGAGGTTGTGATATTGCTGATCGAGCCGCACGTCATCCCGCACGACCGGTTGCGTCGCAAATGCCCGGACCCTCCAGGTATTTCCTTGAGAGAGTTGCCAGTGGAATCCGTCAAAAGAATTGACCGTGTTTCGGTAGTCATTCCGCGCGATCAAGCGCCGTCGGCCGAAGTCCATGGTCATGCGGCCGAAGTGTAGATCGGTGCGGAGCCCGGTGCCAAAGACGTTGTTTACGGTTAAGGACCCGACTAATTGTAAGATATCGAATTCATTGACCGTGGTGGTATCACGGAAATCTCCGCGATCTCCATCGAAGAAGGAACGTGAATCTTGCCCCTCAAACAGCAGCTTCAACGGGCCGTCGCCGCCCAAACCAATCCGAACACGTGAGCGCAACGCGAGCTGCCCATCCGTCCGGCCGTTGCCGATCGCTTGGTTCGTGCGCCAGGGGTGGTCGTAGGATTCGAATCTGGTCCGGTTTTCGAATCCAAGGTCCAGCCAATCTGGCAAGCGGAGCAGGGATTTTTCATAATGAACCCAATCAATATCTCGTTGTTGATTCAGCACCGCATCGGCCGGTTCGATCCAATTCTTCCCAGTACGATCCGTAGATTTGAAGTAATCCTCATCCGTAATCAGATGCTTATCATGGATGAGTTTGAGCACGGGGTCTTCGGTTTCCTTGAACACCCATTTTCCGTCTTTCTCTACCAGCTCGCCATACTCGACGGCCTTCGCCTGGTTCGTTGCTATCAGAACGAGCGGCACCGTGAGTACGACCCACCATAACGATTTAATCGACATAGACGCTACTCTTCATTCCGACGGTTGTTATGAAAGTGTATTTTTAAATCTTGAAAAAAGGTGATCAGGCGACTCGCAGGGCATGGAGTTTCCCGGTTTCGCTCGTGTCGTATCCTCCGAGGGCTTCGATCTCATCTCGAAAAGGACGGCTAACGAGGGTTTCAAACAGGTGCGTTAACGTCGGATGGGACTTGAGATAGGGTTTGGGGACGACCAGGTCGTACCGCGCGACTTGCAGCGGGACGAAGTCGAGCCCGAAGTGTTGCGCGGCAAAGCGAATTCCAATACCAACTTCCGCACGACGTTCTGCAATAGCCCTCGCCACCTCGAAATGCGTCGAGACGATACGGTCATACCCTCGAACTTGTGCTGGTTCTATCCCGGATGCCCGTAACTGCTGATCGAGCAGCAGTCTTGCTCCAGATCCCTCTTCTCGATTCATCAGGGTCACCATCGGCTCTGCAAGGTCGGCAGCTGAGCGGATGGATAGGGGATTCCCGGCTCTAACGAGAAAGCCTTCCTCCCAGGTCGCAAAGGTCACAACCTCATAGCCGGATCCTTTCAAAGATCGCCTGAGAAACGGCAAGTTCGATTCGCCCGTCACCGGGTCGAAGAGGTGCATGCCGGCTACATGGACTTCGCCACGTTGCAAGGATTGGAGAGCCGCCATGCTGCTCATGGTCCAGCCGACGACGGTGGTTCGGTCTTTATGGCGTCGCAAATGTTCACCGACCAAGAAAATCGCAGGGTCACAACCGGCCACGGAGATTTCTTGTTCAATGGCTTCTCGATCTCGTGAGAGTTTCACACGAACTGTGGTGCCGGACTGCTTGCCGGATGTCTCGGTGACATAGCCGTCGGCAGGGACAGCAAAGGAGAGTTGCTCGCCTAAGTCTGTGACAGGTCGCACGACCGTTCGCGTTCCAACGGAGGAGACTTTGACACGGATTGGGTGGGTGCTCGTCTCAGCTTGAGGAAGCGACCCGATCAACGTGCCTTCCACAATGTCTTCGGTTGGGACAAGGCTGAAGAGGTCTTCCACACGGCAACTCAGCACCGAAGCCAACCGGAGGGCTACAGCGGTTGTCGGGAGGTAGAGGTTCGATTCAATGGCCGAAACAGCCTGTCTGGTCACGCCAGCCCGCACAGCAAGTTCTTCTTGTGAAAATCCATGTTTGGTACGAACAGATCGCAGGTGATTCGTGAACTGGGCCGAGTCTTTAGTCTGTTGATGTTGAGTGCTCATGGCGCACTGTATAGCAATATAACTTTACATATGTCAATTAAACTTAACTCATCGGTGCATTGTGATGAGCGTAATAGAATAAATTTGAATCATTATTTTTATAAATATTTGTAAAATTGATTGTTGACAATGTTAATAAACTTACGATATAAACACTGAAAATTAATCTTGATCGGATTTATGATGATTAAAACATGACGTTCAGGGGGAGGGGTAAGGCTGTGTCCAGGCTAGAGCAAGAAGCCAGAGGGTCGTATTCGGATCAAGAAGTTGAAGAGGCCATTTTACTCGCGCTCAAAGGACTTCGGTTCGGGTCGGTAGAGATCACTGTCCACGACTCCCGAGTCGTGCAAATCGAACGGAAAGAGAAGATGCGAATGGGCGGCCGTAAAGGTCAGATTCAGAAAAGCGGACTTAGTCTCTCTTCATTATAAGGAGAGGCGCACGGTAGCTCGGCCACCCATATCCTGGGAGCCAATCCTGCATTCCTAACAATATCAATCGGTGGATTGACCGGACAACCGGAGGTTCCCCTCACAAGAAGGAGATTCCTCCATGAGAAGGCTGTGGTTGCTCAGAGTGACGGTGGTGATGAGCGTCAGTGTCGGGTCCGGGGTGCAGGCTCAGGTGCAGGATGTGGGAACGCCGGAGAAGTCACTCGAACAGCGATTTGAGGAGTTGGATCAAGAAGTGCGTGTTCTGAAGAGAAAGCGGGAGTTGGATCAAGAAGCTGCAGAAAATGCAAAGAGAACTGTGCCGGTTCCTAAGGTCGGCAGCTCCGGACTCTCCGTCGAGTCGGCAGACGGGAGTCATATTATTCGGCTGCGCGGCATATTACAGGCCGATCATCGACTGTTTATCGAGGGCGCGAACGATGTGCGTAATCGCACGGATCAACGTGCCGGCGATCTCAATGAAACGGGCTTCCATGGTGCTAGTGACGGGTGGCTTCTTCGTCGGCTTCGGCCCACTCTGGAAGGGACACTGTTCGAGAAGTATGACTTTCGCATCATGCCCGACTTCGCCGGTGGAACGGTTACTCTTATTGACGGCTATATCGATGCCAGATTGAATCCAGCCTTCAAGATACGCGTCGGAAAATTCAAGAGCTTCGTCGGGTTAGAACGCTTGCAAAGTGCCGCGGATATCAAGTTTCTGGAGCGGAGCTATGTGACGAACACGCTTCTCCCGAACCGCGATCTGGGCATCGCGGTGCATGGTGATCTCTTCGGGGACAGACTGAATTATGCATTTGGCATCATGAGCGGGGTAAGTGACGGCGGCAATATCAGCACCGGCCCTGAGTTTGATAGTCGGAAAGAGTTCACGGGGCGAGTGTTTGCCACACCCTTCGTGAATGACGCGTCGGTGTTGAGTGGGCTCGGCATCGGAGCAGCGGTCACCTATACGGATGTGGCCGGTGAGCGGAATCTGAACTTTACGGATACAACTTTGGCCGATGCCACAAGAAACGGCCTCTCCGGCTATCTCACTGACGGTCAGAACACGTTTTTTCGATACAGCGGTGCGGCTGTCGCCGATGGCATGCGGCTACGAATCTCGCCACAAGCCTATTATTACTGGGGCCCTCTCGGGATTCTGTCCGAATATGCCCGCGTCATTCAGGATGTCAGTGTGACCACCGGAGGGTCGCCAGCGGCCGGCGGTCCGGGCTCGAACACCGTTTTTACTCCTAACAGTGGCCGTCAGTTACACCATCAAGCCTGGCATGTCAGTGTTTCATATCTCTTGACCGGCGAAACGGCTTCGTTTCGTGGCGTGACGCCTCTGAAGAATTTTGAATTTGGAAAAGGCTGGGGGGCTTGGGAGCTCGTGGGACGCTATAGCGAAATTATTCTGGATGATGACACGTTCAAGAACCCTGCCGGGACATCGTTTACGGGGGGATATGCAAATCTTTCTGAAAGCGCAAGGCGTGCACGCTCTTGGACGGTCGGGGTGAACTGGTACCTCAATCAGAGTGTGAGACTGGCGTTGAATTATGGACAAACGACCTTCACCGGCGGTGCCGGGGACGGTATTGCGGCCATTAACGCTGCGGGAACGAACGTGCAGGATCGTCCTGATGAGCGGATCTTCTCAACCCGCATGCAACTCGCATTCTAATTGGACCGACAATGGATCAATTTATATTTACACGGGAGGGATAGAGCATGAAGAGTCTCTGGCAAAGGATAGTTATCGCCGTAGGTGCGCTGTTTCTTGTGGTCAGCCCACTGTCTGTGCAGGCGGAGGACGTCACACTGTTGAACGTCTCCTATGATCCGACACGGGAGTTCTATCAGGAGTTCAACGTCGCCTTTGCGAAGCATTGGCAAAAGGAAAAAGGTCAAACCGTTGCCGTGAAGCAATCGCATGGAGGCTCGGGCAAGCAAGCGCGGGCGGTCATTGATGGCCTCGATGCGGACGTCGTCACGCTTGCCTTGGCTTACGATATCGACGCCATCTCCGAGAAAGCCAAGGTGATTCCCCGCAACTGGCAAAGTCGCCTTCCTCACAATAGTGCTCCCTATACCTCCACGATCGTGTTCCTAGTTCGGAAAGGAAATCCCAAAGGTATTCGGGATTGGGACGATCTCGTGAAACCAGGTGTGGCCATCATTCCAGCAAATCCGAAAACATCAGGAGCAGCACGCTGGGCCTACTTATCGGTCTGGGGCTATGCACTGAAAAAGTACGGCAATGATCAAGAGAAGGCCAAGGAGTTCATCGGAAAATTTTATGCCAATGTGCCGGTGTTTGATACCGGTGCGCGCGGAGCCACTACGACATTCGTCGAACGGGGGATCGGGGATGTGCTGGTTGGATGGGAGAATGAGGCGTATCTCGCGCTCAAGGAACTTGGTGCGGGAAAATTCGAGCTTGTGACCCCGTCAATCAGCATCCTTGCCGAGCCGACCGTCACCGTGGTGGACAAGGTGGTGGCGCGAAAAGGGACAGAAGCGGTGGCGCAAGCCTATCTGCAATATCTCTATTCAGATGAGGGGCAAGAACTTGCCGCCAAGCATTTTTACCGCCCTCGAGCCCAGACTGTGGCGGCAAAGTACGCAGGGCAATTCGCCAAGTTGAATTTATTCACGATCGATGAGGTATTCGGAGGATGGCAAAAAGCGCAACAGACGCATTTTTCCGATGGCGGCATATTTGACGAAATCTACAAGCCGAAATAACGAATCCGCCGAGTGGGCAGTTCGAACGAGGATGGGCATGAACCTACTGATTATAGGGGGAGACTCTGCAGAGGTCTTCCGGCAACGAACAGAAGGCAGGAGCAGTCGGGTAGAACATTGGTCAGGACGGAAGCACCGTGATCTCGTCCGGACCATCCCCAAAGCGACAGAAGCTGTCGTCGTCGTGTTGGATCGTGTCAGCCATGCGCTTGCGAAACGGGTGCGTGGGGAAGCGTCGCGCCGCGGCCTTCCGGTGTACTTTCTAAACCGGGGCGAGCAGCGTGATGTCGGCTCTCAGCTGGGTTCGGCTTGCTTTGATCTGAAGCAATACCGAAAGTTGTCCGCCCATGGATAATCTTGTGGAGCGTATCCCGCATATCGGGATTGTGGCAGGAACGGCGGAGGGAGCGGCGCTCTGTTACAGGACCTTGTGTCAGGAAGCAGAGAGTGTGATGGAGCGCCGATATGCGCATCCTGAGATCACGCTCCATTCGATCTCGCTACACCGGTATCTCGATGCGATCGATCAGGACGATTGGGACGCGGTGGCTTCGCTGATGATCCAGTCGGCATCTAAATTGGTACAGGTCGGAGCCGACGTCATTATTTGCCCGAACAATACCTTGCATAAAGCCTTTCGATTAGTCGAGTCGCCGGTTCCATGGATTCATATTGCGAGATCCGTGGTGAAGGAAGTAGAAGCCCGACGTTGGCGTCGAGTGGGAATTCTCGGCACTCAGACCGTGGTGGAAGGTGCGATCTATTCGGAACCGTTGGGCCAAGCCAATATCGATCTCGTTGCTCCCACGCTGGATGATCGTGCTCGAATTCAGCACATCATTCGGCATGAATTGATCGCAGGACTGTGCACGGTGAAGTCAGCGCTATTTGTCCAGAAGGTGATTGCGGAGATGGCGCTCAACGGCGCAGAAGCCGTGATCCTTGCTTGTACGGAGCTGCCATTGCTCATGGCGGGATACCAGGCGGCTGTTCCATTGCTGGACTCGACGCGTTTACTGGCTCGGGCCGCGTTGCGTTATCGGGTGCCAGCGGAGCGATATTCCGACGGGAAGAACCTCATCCATCGTTGAGTCGTGACGACAGAGACGGTTTTATAGGTTTGGGAGTGCTTCAACGTCTAGCAAGGATAATAATATCATGAACGCCATCTTGAAACAGCCCAGCGTCCTTCCAGGATTCGGCCTGACCCTAGGGTTTACGCTCTTTTATTTTAGCCTCATCGTATTGATTCCACTCAGCGGGCTCTTTGTGAAAACCAGTGCGTTGTCATGGGAGCAGTTTTGGACTGTCGTCACCGATCCTCGAGCGATCGCATCTTACCGACTGACATTCGGCGCATCGCTTGTTGGAGCCCTTATCAACGGAATTTTCGGGTCGATCATTGCCTGGGTGTTGGTTCGGTACCGTTTCCCGGGCCGTTCCGTTGTTGATGCCCTCGTGGACCTTCCATTTGCGTTACCGACCGCCGTGGCCGGCATTACGCTCACCTCGATTTATGCATCGAACGGGTGGATCGGGCGTTATCTCGAACCATTAGGCATTCAGGTGGCCTTCACCCCCCTGGGTGTGCTGGTCGCGTTGACCTTCATCGGGTTGCCGTTCGTCGTCCGGACTGTGCAGCCGGTACTACAAGATTTGGATCGAGAGGTTGAAGAGGCGGCAACCACACTAGGGGCCAACCGGTGGCAAACATTTTGGGCGGTAGTCGTCCCCGAGCTGTGGCCGGCACTGCTGACGGGAATTGCCATGGCCTTCGCTCGTGCCGTGGGGGAATACGGTTCGGTGATTTTCATCGCGGGCAATATGCCGCTCAAGTCTGAGATCACCCCGCTCCTCATCATGACCAAGTTGGAACAGTATGACTATGCGGGCGCCACCTCTCTGGGTGTAGTCATGTTGGTGGTCTCGTTTGCGCTGGCCTTGGCGATCAATCTGCTTCAATGGTGGAGCAGTGCTCGCCACATGAATCACTAGAAAGAGGAAGACATGAGCTTGCTCAGCAGCACGACGACCGCCGAGAAGAGCGTGCAATGGAAAGACTCGATCACGACGGAGAGTATGCTTGTCCGACGACTGTTGATCGGGGCGGCAGCCTTGCACCTCACCTTCTTTCTCCTTATTCCATTGGCAGCAATTTTTGCTGAAGCATTGAAGCATGGACTGGACGGGTATCTCGGTTCTCTCGTGGATGAGGATGCGCTGGCGGCCATCCGCTTGACGCTTCTGGTGGCGGCGATCGCCGTGCCACTGAACGCCCTGTTCGGGGTGGCCGCGGCTTGGGCCATCGCCAAATTCGATTTCGTCGGCAAACACATTCTTATTTCTCTGATCGATCTACCCTTGGCTGTCTCGCCGGTCATCTCCGGTTTAATTTACGTCCTCCTCTTTGGAGCGCAAGGGTGGCTTGGCCCATGGCTGGCTGAGCACGAGATCAAGATGATTTTTGCGTTGCCCGGGATCGTGCTGGCCACGATCTTTGTGACCGTGCCGTTTGTCGCGCGCGAGCTCATCCCCCTGATGCAGGCGCAAGGGCGAGAGGAAGAGGAGGCGGCTCTCACTCTGGGGGCTTCGGGCTGGCAGATGTTTACCCGTGTCACGCTGCCGAACATTAAGTGGAGTTTGCTCTACGGGGTCATCCTGTGCAATGCGCGCGCGATGGGCGAGTTCGGCGCGGTGTCGGTGGTCTCCGGTCATATCCGAGGGCTGACCAATACGATGCCGTTGCACGTGGAAATTTTGTACAACGAGTACAACGGCGTCTCGGCGTTTGCGGTGGCGTCGCTGTTGACGTTGCTAGCCATTGTGACCCTGATCGCGAAAACCGTGATCGAACGAAAAACTATGTCGCCCGATCGGCGGAAAATTTGAAAGCAGTGACGTGTAAGAATGATCCAACCTGGGGAGTTCAACATGAGTATTCAAGTCGACCATGTCACCAAACGATTCGGCGCCTTTACGGTGCTGAATGACGTCAACCTTCATGTGCAGTCGGGGGAATTGATCGCCCTGCTTGGTCCCTCTGGCTGCGGCAAGACAACGTTGTTAAGAATTCTTGCCGGACTGGAAAGACCTGATCAAGGACGGATCGTTCTGCACGGGACGGAGGTGACCGATCAGCGGATCACGGAACGCCAAGTGGGGTTTGTCTTTCAACATTATGCCCTGTTTCGTCACATGACCGTAGCGGACAATGTGGCGTTTGGACTCACGGTGAAGCCTCGATCGCAACGCCCCTCGACATCGCGGATTCAGGAGAAAGTCCGTGAATTGCTGACGCTTGTCCAGCTGCAGGCCATGGCTGATCGATATCCGAGTCAGCTGTCAGGCGGACAGCGACAACGTGTCGCCCTGGCTCGTGCATTGGCCGTGGAGCCAAAACTGTTGCTATTGGATGAGCCGTTCGGCGCGCTGGATGCCAAGGTCAGGAAAGAATTGCGCCGCTGGTTGCGTCGACTCCATGACGAGCTGCACATCACGGGAATTCTCGTCACGCACGATCAGGAAGAGGCATTGGAAGTCGCTGATCGTGTCGTGGTGATGCATCAGGGGAATGTCGAACAGATCGGCACACCGGATGAAGTGTATGAGAATCCAGCGACACCGTTCGTGTATCAATTTCTCGGCGATGTGAATGTGTTTCATGGACGTCTGTCGCATGGGCGGATGGTGGAGGGAGAGGACGGCATCGTGCGCGCTTCAGGCGATGATCTGTCGAACGAACAGGAAGTGACGTTTGTGCGTCCTCATGATCTAGAACTAAGTCCAAGCCGGACCATGCCGGAACAGCTGGAAGCCATGGTGCAGTTTGTCAACGCGGCGGGCGCAAGAGTTCATCTAGAGTTAGAGTCGAAGGAATCCCCTGGACTGATTGTCGTGGAATTGACGAAGGAGCGGTATCGGGAGTTGAAGATTCAGCAAGGCGATGTGGTCTTTATACACCCGAAACAATTGCATGTGTTCAAAGTGCCGAGTTCCGGTTGATCAAAGGGTATTAATCATAAGGCTGGGAGCGAGACCTCCCCACTCATCGTGAATAAAAGGAGGTTCTATATGAATTCACTGTCTCGGGTTATGGCAATTTTCGTGCTCGCGATCGTTGGCCTCGCAGGGAGTGCGCACGAAGGGTACTTGGCGGCAGGTGGTAATCCTCGGAGTGCAGCGGACCTCAAGGCCGTCCTGCGTGATCTGTGGTCAGGGCATAACTTTTGGATCCGGAATGTCGCATTGGACAACACGACGAATAATCGCAAAGCGCTGGACTATGCCGAGAAGTCCGTGACGGCTAATGCCAAACAGATTGCAAACGTGTTTGTCCCGTTCTACGGCGAAGCGGCATCGGAGCAGCTCTTTACCCTCCTGGTCAAGCATTCTGGCGCGATCAAAGCCTATTCCGAAGCCACCGTTGCTGGAAGCAAGAGCCGGCAGGATGCGGCCCGGGCCGACTATGCTTCGAATGCCGAGGAGATCGCCGCATTCTTCAGTGGGATCAATCGCTATCTACCAAAGGATGCGGTGCGAGGTTTGTTCGCTGCGCATGGAGCTCATCAGTTTGAGCTGATCAAGGAGTTGCAAGAGGAGGATTACGGCCACGAGGCGGAAACGTGGCATGCAATGGAACAACATGGCCATGCGATTGCCGATACGTTGACGGCAGGACTGGAGAAACAGTTTCCGGCCAAGTTTCCAAGTGTTCATGTTCAATGATGAGGGGGGATCCGCAGTCCCTTGCATTGATTGTGGAGAAAGCATATTCGTACGAGTGACCAGTAGCATTGGAGCGTAATATCGCGATCTTGCTATTCGGGAAAGAGACATGGGAATAACTTGCTCGGAGAAGGTGACCAAGAAGGCAACGGCGACTTAAACTATTGGCCTGGTATCCGACAGTCTGTCCGGGAATTCGTCGTTCTGAGACGTCGAAGAATGTGGGAAATTAGCAGCAGCCCAATGGACGGAATCCAGATCCACGTGATTTCGCTGGTGAGGATGCGCAACGCATCCAGGCTGAAAAATTGGCCAATGCCGATTGGGGATACGGCGACCGGTCGAAATGGGAAGAAATATCGGGTGAGATCAAATGGAGAGAAGAAGGCGATGCCAAGGCCTCCGTCTGTCATTGCGTCGAGAACGCCATGGGATGCTGTGCAAAAGAAGAGATACAATCCTATTCCTGCTTTGGTGGCCCGTGACTCCTGCCGATAGCTGAGAGCAACGAGCACGGCGCTGAGTAGGCCGGCGAAGAAGAGGGAATGGGTCATGCCGCGGTGGCCCCAGAGGCCACCGTACTGAATGCCGAAGGCAAATCCGATCACATCGAGATCCGGTACAATGGAACAGACTGCACCGGTCAGGAGGACCGGCCATCTCATCGCACGATGCGCGGTGATCTTATCGAGTGTGAGTGCCACGAATGCATGGGAGAATGCCGAGGCCATGAAGCTCTCTACTGCTGACGGAATGAATGTCAGCGTCCGTCCTGAAAATTCATCTGCCGCCAGGCTTCATACACAACCACTGCGACCGCGTTGGAGAGATTGAGGCTACGACTCTCCGGACGCATTGGGAGACGAATGCGTCGTTCTGCTGAGAAGGCTTCCAGTAAGTCGGTTGGGAGTCCACGGGTTTCTGGACCGAACAGAAATGCATCATCCGGTGCATAGGTGATGCGATCGTAACGCTGAGTATTCCGGGTGGAAACCGCAAACAGACGGCGATTGTTGAACCGTTCGGCACACTCGGGCCAATTCTCATAGACGCTGAGTGTGGCAAACTCATGATAGTCCAACCCGGCCCGTAGTAACTGTTTATCTTCGAGGGAGAATCCCAAGGGTTTCACCAGGTGCAGTCGCACGCCG is a genomic window containing:
- the cysW gene encoding sulfate ABC transporter permease subunit CysW, whose translation is MSLLSSTTTAEKSVQWKDSITTESMLVRRLLIGAAALHLTFFLLIPLAAIFAEALKHGLDGYLGSLVDEDALAAIRLTLLVAAIAVPLNALFGVAAAWAIAKFDFVGKHILISLIDLPLAVSPVISGLIYVLLFGAQGWLGPWLAEHEIKMIFALPGIVLATIFVTVPFVARELIPLMQAQGREEEEAALTLGASGWQMFTRVTLPNIKWSLLYGVILCNARAMGEFGAVSVVSGHIRGLTNTMPLHVEILYNEYNGVSAFAVASLLTLLAIVTLIAKTVIERKTMSPDRRKI
- a CDS encoding sulfate/molybdate ABC transporter ATP-binding protein — its product is MSIQVDHVTKRFGAFTVLNDVNLHVQSGELIALLGPSGCGKTTLLRILAGLERPDQGRIVLHGTEVTDQRITERQVGFVFQHYALFRHMTVADNVAFGLTVKPRSQRPSTSRIQEKVRELLTLVQLQAMADRYPSQLSGGQRQRVALARALAVEPKLLLLDEPFGALDAKVRKELRRWLRRLHDELHITGILVTHDQEEALEVADRVVVMHQGNVEQIGTPDEVYENPATPFVYQFLGDVNVFHGRLSHGRMVEGEDGIVRASGDDLSNEQEVTFVRPHDLELSPSRTMPEQLEAMVQFVNAAGARVHLELESKESPGLIVVELTKERYRELKIQQGDVVFIHPKQLHVFKVPSSG
- a CDS encoding metal-dependent hydrolase, with product MASAFSHAFVALTLDKITAHRAMRWPVLLTGAVCSIVPDLDVIGFAFGIQYGGLWGHRGMTHSLFFAGLLSAVLVALSYRQESRATKAGIGLYLFFCTASHGVLDAMTDGGLGIAFFSPFDLTRYFFPFRPVAVSPIGIGQFFSLDALRILTSEITWIWIPSIGLLLISHILRRLRTTNSRTDCRIPGQ
- a CDS encoding tRNA (cytidine(34)-2'-O)-methyltransferase, with the protein product MFDVILYQPEIPPNTGNIIRLCANSGVRLHLVKPLGFSLEDKQLLRAGLDYHEFATLSVYENWPECAERFNNRRLFAVSTRNTQRYDRITYAPDDAFLFGPETRGLPTDLLEAFSAERRIRLPMRPESRSLNLSNAVAVVVYEAWRQMNFQDGR